A single Eubalaena glacialis isolate mEubGla1 chromosome 18, mEubGla1.1.hap2.+ XY, whole genome shotgun sequence DNA region contains:
- the ZNF283 gene encoding zinc finger protein 283 isoform X2 — protein MLENYSNLVSLDLESTYETKNTFAKKDIFEINFPQQEIKERSKTLGFEAFLFKNNWKCKRRFEGLQGHQEGYFSQMIINYEKVPTYRKCKSLTAHQKIHNQEKPYVCKECGKACSHDSKLVQHERIHMAEKHFECKECGKDFLSAYQLTVHQRFHTGEKPYECKECGKTFSWGSSLVKHERIHTGEKPYECKECGKAFSRGYHLTQHQKIHIGVKSYECKECGKAFFWGSSLAKHEIIHTGEKPYKCKECGKAFSRGYQLTQHHKIHTGKKPYVCKICGKAFCWGYQLTRHQLFHTGKKPYECKECGKTFNCGSSLVQHERIHTGEKPYECKECGKAFSRGYHLTQHQKIHTGEKPFECKECGKAFSWGSSLVKHERIHTGEKSYECKECGKAFGSGYQLTRHQIFHTGKKPYECKECGKTFNCGSSLVQHERIHTGEKPYECKECGKAFSRGYHLTQHQKIHTGEKPFKCKECGKAFSWGSSLVKHERVHTGEKSYECKDCGKAFGSGYQLRVHQRFHTGKKPYQCKEFGKTFTCGSSHVQHERTNNNDKPYKYKECGEAFIWTAYSNKTVDAGETL, from the coding sequence atttgGAGTCAACATATGAGACCAAAAATACATTtgcaaaaaaggacatttttgaaataaattttcccCAACAGGAGataaaggaaagaagtaaaacccTTGGCTTTGAGGCAttccttttcaaaaataattggAAGTGTAAGAGAAGATTTGAGGGCCTTCAGGGACATCAAGAGGGATACTTCAGTCAAATGATAATCAACTATGAAAAAGTGCCCACTTACAGAAAATGTAAATCTCTTACTGCACATCAAAAAATTCATAATCAAGAGAAACCCTACGtttgtaaggaatgtgggaaggctTGTAGTCATGACTCAAAACTTGTTCAACATGAGAGAATTCATATGGCTGAAAAACATTttgaatgtaaagaatgtgggaaagaCTTTTTAAGTGCCTATCAACTCACTGTGCATCAGAGAtttcatactggtgagaaaccttatgaatgtaaggaatgtgggaagacCTTTAGTTGGGGATCAAGCCTTGTTAAACatgagagaattcatactggcgagaagccctatgaatgtaaagaatgtgggaaggccttcagtCGTGGCTATCACCTTACTCAACATCAGAAAATTCATATTGGTGTGAAATCTtatgaatgtaaagaatgtggaaAGGCCTTTTTTTGGGGCTCAAGCCTTGCTAAACATGAAATAATTCATACAGGTGAgaaaccttataaatgtaaagaatgtgggaaggccttcagtCGTGGCTATCAACTTACTCAGCATCATAAAATCCACACTGGTAAGAAACCTTATGTATGTAAAATATGTGGAAAGGCTTTTTGTTGGGGCTATCAACTTACCCGACATCAGTTATTTCATACTGGcaagaaaccctatgaatgtaaggaatgtgggaagacTTTTAATTGTGGCTCAAGTCTGGTTCAACATGAGAGAATccatactggtgagaaaccctatgaatgtaaagaatgtggaaAGGCCTTTAGTCGAGGCTATCACCTTACTCAACATCAGAAAATccatactggtgagaaaccctttgaatgtaaagaatgtgggaaggcctttagtTGGGGTTCAAGCCTTGTTAAACATGAGAGAATCCATACTGGTGAGAAATCCtatgaatgtaaagaatgtggaaaagcctttgGTAGTGGCTATCAACTTACTCGACATCAGATATTTCATACTGGcaagaaaccctatgaatgtaaggaatgtgggaagacTTTTAATTGTGGCTCAAGTCTGGTTCAACATGAGAGAATccatactggtgagaaaccctatgaatgtaaagaatgtggaaAGGCCTTTAGTCGTGGCTATCACCTTACTCAACATCAGAAAATCcatactggtgagaaaccttttaaatgtaaggaatgtgggaaggcctttagtTGGGGTTCAAGCCTTGTTAAACATGAGAGAGTTCATACTGGTGAGAAATCCTATGAATGTAAAGACTGTGGGAAGGCCTTTGGTAGTGGCTATCAACTTCGTGTTCATCAGAGATTTCATACTGGCAAGAAACCTTATCAATGTAAGGAATTTGGAAAGACATTTACTTGTGGCTCAAGCCATGTTCAACATGAAAGaactaataataatgataaacccTACAAATATAAAGAATGTGGGGAAGCCTTTATATGGACAGCTTACTCAAATAAGACAGTTGATGCTGGTGAAACTTTATGA